The Syntrophorhabdus sp. genomic sequence AAGCTCTCTCCCGTCCTGACCCAGCAGCTGCAGCAGGCCATCCGCCTCCTGCAGCTCTCCAAGCTGGAGCTTGTCGAGGCCATCGAGCTGGAGATGAAGGAAAACCCCATCCTCGAGATCACCGAGGAAGAGCCGCGTGAGGACGTCGAGGAAAAGGAGAGCCAGGAGGAAAAAAGGGAGATCGAGGAGCTCCTGGAACGATACTCGCCCTCGGAGGACTTCTTTCCCGCCGAGGAAAGGGAGGCGCCCGACTACGAGAACATGGTCAGGAAGACGTACAACCTCAGGGACCACCTGAGGTGGCAGATCGGACTTTCGGACTTCAGCCCCCGCGAGCGGGTGGTGGCGGAATGGATCATCGAGAACATCGACGACAACGGGTACCTCATCTGCAGCCTCGAGGAGATATCGCGGGACTCCGGTTTTTCCGTGGATGTTCTCGAACCGGTCCTCAGGAAGGTGCAGAGGTTGGAGCCCGCCGGGGTGGGTGCCCGGGACCTCAAGGAATGCGTCCTCATCCAGTACGATGCGCTGGGTGAGAAGGACCCCGTCTTCGAGAACGTCGTCGCCAATCACTTCGACCTTTTCCAGCACAACAACCTCAAGGGGATAGCGAAGGCCACCGGTTTCCCCATAGAGAAGATCAAGGAGGTCTTCGAGAAGATCAAGTCCTTCGACCCCAAACCGGGCAGGAACTTCAGCGACGAGTTCATATCCTATGTCGTCCCCGATGTCTACGTTGTAAAAGGCGAGGAGGGGTTCGACATCGCCCTCAACAATGACGACGTCCCGGAGCTCAGGATGAGCCGTTACTACCTCGAGCTCGCAACGGACAGGAAGGTGAGCGGCGAGACGAAGAGATACATAAAGAACAAGATGAAGCAGGCGGAGTGGTTCATCAAGAGCATCCAGCAGAGGCAAAGGACGCTCTTTCTCGTCGCCCAGAGCATCGTGAGCTTCCAGCGCGAATTCTTCGAGAACGGCCTGAGGAGCTTGAGGCCCCTTATCCTCAAGGACGTCGCCCAGGACGTGGGAGT encodes the following:
- the rpoN gene encoding RNA polymerase factor sigma-54 — protein: MLELKQTQKLSPVLTQQLQQAIRLLQLSKLELVEAIELEMKENPILEITEEEPREDVEEKESQEEKREIEELLERYSPSEDFFPAEEREAPDYENMVRKTYNLRDHLRWQIGLSDFSPRERVVAEWIIENIDDNGYLICSLEEISRDSGFSVDVLEPVLRKVQRLEPAGVGARDLKECVLIQYDALGEKDPVFENVVANHFDLFQHNNLKGIAKATGFPIEKIKEVFEKIKSFDPKPGRNFSDEFISYVVPDVYVVKGEEGFDIALNNDDVPELRMSRYYLELATDRKVSGETKRYIKNKMKQAEWFIKSIQQRQRTLFLVAQSIVSFQREFFENGLRSLRPLILKDVAQDVGVHESTVSRITTSKYMSTPHGVYEMKFFFPTSINKGEGDPLSTNVVMDLIAELVKKEDKKKPLTDDEITHTLKSRHDINIARRTVAKYREILNIRSSRERTVID